DNA from Brachionichthys hirsutus isolate HB-005 chromosome 3, CSIRO-AGI_Bhir_v1, whole genome shotgun sequence:
TGAAACATCGTTATTCATTCCTGACACCTTAACATTCAGAACTAGCACATACAGTACTTACAGTACGCCCTTCTCTGTGGTGATTTTAGGAGAGGCCATACACAATGCAGCAGAGGAGTCTTTGGAGGAGAAGTTCAGCACAGCATCAGAGTGGAGCTCTGTTTCAGCCTGGCCTGTAAATCCCACAGCGGCCAACGGACATGCTGCAAAGAGAACGAGGACGGACACACCTGGTacgaaaaagaaagaaggagcAGTCCTAAAACCGCTGACAGGATAAACAATTAGTTTTTATAATCGCCTGTTGAAATGTTAGAAGGAAGGTTTACTTTCCTGACCGAGGTCTTTGCCCTTCAGAGGAAAATGTAGACGTTACATTTTTATTAGTGGAATATGCCCACATTCATCCCGCTGACCTTCAGGCCTCAAGGGGCCACGCCTTCATTAGTCGTGTTCTTTTAAAGGGCGTGGCCATCAATTTGAAATGGTATCTATCTGGATGGATAAGAAATCACATTTCAACCATCATTAAGTGAATaatacatgaaaaacaaaaatctacaGAAAACAATGTCAACTGTGAATATTGTCATCAGTTGACGGACAACAGGCCCCTGGGTTGTTTGTGCCACACCTCTTGCAGCCTCTGCTGCCTGTCACCTCTGATAAATTGAGTGAATGAACGTCTGAATCTGCAGTTATGGGATGTTATGCCGTTCCTGCAGAATGGCCTTAAAAAGCTGCTGACCACCGGGAGGCAGAAAATCATGTCCCGTTATATTACCATCGACGGCTTCTGACATTTCTAAGTGTGGCTATTTCTAACAGGGACCTAAGCTTTGATTGAAGGGCTTTTAAAGGTGACCTGATGAGACACCGTTTCCAACTGAGACACAGGGGGTAACGTAGCCTCAAGCCATCGTTTGTATGAATGGCAAATTTCAGTGCctcgctttaaaaaaaaatggtcgACCCTCAGTGGAAACACTCAGCCCTTAGTTATGCTCTATCTCCAGAGCTCTGTATATGAATGCGTATTCCTTCTGTGGAGAGATGGATGATATAGTATCTGTAAGTGGGCTTTGCTCTCTGGGCACGTTGGATTTCTCCTGACCAACATTAAAGGAAATGTCAAACTggaaggtttttgttttgcaagCTAAGATTTCAAGCCCTTCTGACATTTCGTGACTATTTTATACTCTGTTTTGCAACGATCGTGAGTAATTTTCAGCCTCCAGTCTGTCCTGTCCTCCTTTCTCACCTCTTGGAATACTTCTTTTCAAAAGTATTTTCCTTCGTTTCTCACTCTAACTCTGTGACCCATTTAACATCTTCTCTCCGAGTGCCACACCCCTCCCATTTCCCCAGTCTAGTTATGTCTTTCTCATTGTTCCTCCAACCCTGACACTTTCGCTCCACAATTTATTGCTCGATTTCAGTTCTGTGGCTCTCCACAGATCTCACTTCGAGACATTTCCCAGCCTCTATGCACACATTTCTTATTATCCTCTGCCATGAACAACGGGAGGTAGTGAACGTAGGAATGggctccatctgtctgtctgtctgtcagtcagtcaGGAAACCTTCTGTGCATACAATTTACAAGAATTACCGGGGGCAGCTTAACAAATGTCCActgcagaggacatgctaacttgctgggtctcaggaggatataacTCCTAATTTTTGGGGGATATTTTGCCATTGAGCAAAAGGGCAAATGGCGACGAGCTCGACTCAGCCCATGGTTGTCACGTGAGGACTACATCCTTGGTGCGAACAAACATACATGTGCACAGCTTTGCTGCATATGATGACGTCCACCCTGACCGACTGTCTCCAGATGCAGTAGTGCGCCTCTGGAGGGGAGTGGCAGCTGCAGGTCTTATGGGGGAGGTCCTGTCCAGCCTCCGGGGCGAACTACGAGCCACTCTTATAGGAGTGGAGGCCCGCAGTGAGAACTCCGGCCTGCGTGACACGGGTGAGTTGTTCACGGCGGGAAATGCTTTAGACGCAGTCAaacgtaaaataaaaagtgcaaaTAGGATTATTTTCAAGAATAGATTCACGAGCTACCATACGGTTGTTTTAAGCCATTGATTTTTGCTTGATTCGGCGTAGACAAGCGCTCACTGAGTTTGCTTTGCCAGATGCCGTCCTACTTAATTCCCTGTGTAAGATGTTGGGACTTTTAGACTCGGTGAAGCAGGAGTTGGATCTGAAGCTCAGCCATGATGAAGTCCATCACAAAGAGCGCGGTGAGAGAGCTGCTGAAGCTGGCATACAGCACACACTGTGGTATCCCACTGGTTTTATGAACTAATGTGTTTCTTCTTAGTGTTGGAGGAGATTTGTGAAGACCAAAGAAAGCAGGGCTGGGAAAAAAGCACAGCTAACAAAAATACAACTTTGAAACGCCTTCACCCTCGCCATCACAGCGTGCCAAACAGCCAAAGCCCCGTCGAAACAATCCAGCAGCGTTCTGGGACCagtttctctgctgcagcttaTGCTCAGCTCACCAGCAACCCTCAACTCTTCACCCGTTTCGTGGCCTCCTCTGACCAGTGTCATTACACCAGAGCTGACAGAATGGACATGGACAGCCGTAGTGCCTCACAGGAGAAGCGGCTCAGTGAGACGGGAAACCGGGAGAAGCTTCACAGGTCTGTACAAGAAAGAGGGCGACTCAGGAAACCACAAAGATCCCATACAGAGGACTGAAGAAGACCCTCACCTTAGAGGGGAGGGGATAAAGAATCAAGAAGGCTTGCATGATGTTGAAAGGAAGAATGTCATTAAAGAAACATGGAGGAACGTAAGAGATAATCCTGAGGGGATGATGGAAGGGAGGGAATGTGACCAAGACTGAAAGAATGAAAGATCCAACTCAGTTTAGTCAAACGGTGCCGTTTACTGTGTTGTCATAGTCAAATACGTCATCAACTCAAAACACTAACGAACGGAAACATGTAGTCGATTCTTAACTGGAAATGTTTGCAACCTCTGATAATGTATTAATAAATTAAGTCATTTCTTCTCCGTAGGGCCAGAGATTCACCAACCCAAAACTGCTCAATGTCAATAATTGTTTGTTGTTCAGCGTTTGGACTGGTTTTTGATTAAAAGTAACAATTCTGCAAGACATCTTGGGCTGACAATTATGAATATGAACATTTTTGGAATGATTAATTgatcatgtaaatatttatctTGCTCTGAAATCCTAACTTCGTCTATTCTCTATATTCTTTGTTCTAAACCCTGAATGGTACCTAAACATAAAGGTACGTTTTACAgtttttattgaacatttacGTTGTTTTAGAGGAGTTGGCAAATCTTTCAGAAGTTTGTGATAAATATATCCTCATACTTTTGTAATTGATTTCTTGTGATATTtataaaggaaaggaaaactgaTTTTGTGACTTTGCTTTGTGTATTGAATATATTAATTTATGACATATTCATGCTTGTTTTAGGCCTTTGTTATGGAGCTTCAGATACAACACTAGACCCTTAATGTGTGACGAATAGACATATTTCTAATAGAGAAAACTAAATATAAACGATGCACTATGACTTCTGATGTGTTGTTTACTTACATGTGCATCGAATACATAATCTTGTTAATTCATCTCCCCCTTCACATTATCATAAAGAAGCAATTATGTCAGGCACGACTGTGATGAAAGGGAAATGGGATTGATTGTCCAaaatgatgaatacattttaaataaaaacatttttgtttgatattttaacaGATGTGTTCATTAGCTAAATGTGTTTGTCATTGTGGATGGGAATTATAAAAATGGAGACTTTTCACTCATTATGTGGCAGCACAGATGATGCATTTGTCAAATCACACAGGAGGAGATACTGTGGCTCTCTGGGTTCACCTTACAAGCATGAAACCTGTGGTCACCTATGACACAATCACTGATACCAAACAATCAATCATTTGGACCAATGATTGAAATCGACTTTGGTGACATTGCTGTTTGATGTGTGGCTAGACGTGAGCCATGTTTTAAAGCCTTACCTCACAAGTAGCAGCGTAGCAGCAGCATTGTGTGACTGACATTCTGCTTGTCTGATGGGCAGTAATAGCTTCAGTCAGCTTAGCGCAGAACCATTAGGATAAATTATTACAAACAACCGCCTGCGCACATTTTGCTTTTGAGGGATCACGAGAGGCAGAAGATGAAATGACTTTTAGTACAGTCGTCAGCATCCCTGTTGAgcatttgtaaatgtttgtattttctgtattattttactgtttttattatgcacactgtaaagcgtctttgagttctcagaaaagcgctatataaaaaatatatattattatcattataattCAGTGAGGTTTACTGCAAATTAAAGGCCAAAAATACTGCCACGTTTAAGTAAATCCCTTCTATGTGTCTTAAATAAGGTGCAACATGACTGCCATGTATCAAGCAGGTGTAATTACAGGTGTAATTACAGGTGTTAGCTCAAATAGGCTGTGCTTCTCTGGTTAAATTAAGCGATTTGCTGAGCAATCGTTCGTCCATCTGTCATTCAGGGCTAACAACATCAGAGGCTGAAATATGTGCTCATGCTGGAAGCCTTAGACGCATCTGTCGGACCCCTTTAATTGAATCCATATCTTTAATGTTCTCACACGACAACAAAATGAGTGATGAATAGCCTCCATGATGGCATCTAGATCCAATTGAGATTCCTGCAGCCACGGTTAAAAGTGTCGGCCCGGCATGCTTTAACACTATTTGGACTCACGCTgagcaggaggctgcagcatcagcaccagcatcagcatcagcatcagcatcagcgcGAGATGTTCAATCTAAGAGATGAATCGCTAAGCCTTGGTAATGTTGTAAGGATATATGAGAGGACACCTTGCAGCCTGCAACTAGTGTCCAATAATCAAATCATATACACAACGCAGATGTTTTACACATTTAACGTGACTATGACAAATATTATACAGCCTGCATCAAAGGCTTCTCAAGCCCTGCCTGAAGACACTCACCTTTATTAATTAAATCCAAGTGTTCAATCAGACCACCTGATGTTAGACAGGAAAACGCACCCCCATTAAAAGCAAACTCAATGCAAGCAAGCAAGCAATATgcagtatgtatatatatacgcaGCTGCCATTAGGGTGATGAAGAAGTCATGCCTGTTTCTACTTCATGTCATCACGTTGCAAACGTCTCAGTACTTAGTCTCATTGGCTCTGTGCATCTGGCTTAAGTACAGTTAGCCTGCATTTAGCACACAAATGCGTTTCTAGACTATTAGCCTCGACCATAACGAACAGACACGCAGTTTACAGTCCTGCACAAACACTCCacgaataaaacacacaacttaATTCTAAAAAAGTGTTGTGTGGATGAGGATTGTGTCTCAAATCTGTGGTGTAGTCCCCATAATCTCACTgtatggacagacagacagacagaagaggatagatagacagacagacagacagacagatagatagatagatagatagataaccAGTTTTAAAACAGTCTTTTCCTGAAACACCACATCTAATTGAAATCCCAACATCGCTCTCGAGGTCTGAAGCTCCTCATGGACTCCACGAGGAAACCCAAACTGGCGCAAACGCGCAGAGTGCGTGGGTTTGCTGGCGCGCCGGATGGCCACGGTGTCAGTGCTGGACTCGCCCGCTTGGAGGCGCCCGGCTCGCACTTTTGTCTCCAGAGAAGTGGAAGCTGGGAGGGAAGAGAGGCTTTGAGAACGACGTTTCTTCCCCGAACTGTTTACCCTGACGTCAGTTCGCAGAAGTCGCTCTGCCCCGTGTCTCTCGGTGCGTCTCAAACCCAACTCGGtgagaactgggggggggggtggggggcgtggATGTGCTCGACTCTACTCCTTGCGCACCCGGACCACACGCAGTGGCGCGGTTTCTCCTGCCCGTGGAAAGTGGACTAAAACAGCGACACGATGAACACCTGCGCCTTTCTGCTGATTTTGGCTGTCCAGATCTACGCCGACGGCATTGAAGGACCAACAGGTAAAGGCACATGTTTATTAGGATCTACCTGAATGCACTTCGAAAGTTTCAAACATGTTCCTAAAACTCCAACTGAAGCCCAAAGCAGAGCGTGGAGGTGCGCGTAAAGCCCCCGTTACGCGTTGAGGCTCACCGCCTGCTTCCCGTGACCTACGAATGGAGTAATATTAGTAATCCAACAACAAAAAGTTATTTGAATAGCTTTGGAAATTAGTGTATTAAGTTTTGACTGTGGCCGCAAAATATTGTTGATCTGTTCCGAGGAAAGCTCCAAAAACAGCAcattccttttatttatttttatttttacgcgCAAGCTCCTTTAAATGCGCCAGCTTGTTTAAACGTATTAAAGATCCCAAGTTAAACATCCTCTCTCAGGATAAATATTTTTCGATTACAGCATCTATTAAATTTTAAATGAATCGATATTTGTGAGCATGAATCTTACCCGGTCTGCGATGACGCGAAAAGCTGCGGCTTAACTGGCTCATAGTTACAAAGGAGCTCTTTAAAAAGTTAGTGAGATGtgacacattaaaaataataatactaataataatttcGCGTAATATTACATCAGGATTCACTGTGGGAAAATATTCCCGAAGCTGTTTTCTCCCGTCTGCGGTATTTAGGGGTTGTCTGTGGAAGACATCGTTATTGCTGCTCTAATTCTCTCAAGATGAGGGGAAAAAGACACTTTCACACGATCCCAGAAAAAGCTTCAACTTCTTTTCAAAGTGTCTAATAACAACATGGCTGAGACTGTTAAAGGGGGTAAACATGTACTATAAGAATAAGATGCGCCAACTCTTTCTCAAATCAGTTTCACTGCAGTGCTTCAGACAAAtctttgcacatttgaaaaCCAGCCAGacaagagaaagacagaataaagagagaaggCGCGCTGGAAATAAATGTCCTCTCTCCGAATCTGACTCAGACCTCATGTGCGTCACATTGATGTCTTTAAAATCTATGCTTACTGTCTGAATCTTAGCACCCATTCATGtggcgcgcacacgcacgcccccCCCAGTATAACAACATTTCTGCTGCAGACTGACAACGAGGCATGCTGTAAAAAGTCTAATTCCATCTCTAATAGAAATTGAGGCTCGTGTTTGTATGAATGTTCCTCAGGTAGGAGTGAGATAACCTACTAGTGATGCTCAGTACAAGAGCTGCACGGTTAATTTAACAGATGCAATAACTATAACAAACACGCAAAACTGTGCCAGCAGAATGTTTGCTGAATGGAACAAATCATTAAGAGGAATTAGCTGAAACATATGAAGGATTAAATCACACACAGGTAATTAAAAGAGCTGAGTGGAGCAGTGACGCTTCAGCACGGCGGTGTCAGAGTGTCCCACAACAAACATCCATGcagggatttttattttgctcaccGGAGTGCCATCTTCACGTtcacccttttttttctgttggcTGCTGGAAGTTATCGCGGCTAGTTTTTTCAGCATCTCCTCTGTTTGACTAATCCTCCTGAACTGTGCCACCTGCATCCCTTCCTATAGGAGGATAAATCAAGCAACATAAATGCTGCTCTGTCTCCCACAGCGTCTCCTTTGATCAACGCTGACGTTATTGCTGTGATCGCACGGAGACCACCTTAACCTCGAATGATCAATAACTCAACTCAACTCAATCATTTCTTACCCTTCTCACCCAAGCTAATCCATATTTCAccttattctttttttccttgTGTTGTGATTGGGTCACTCTGTCAACTGAGGAGATGTGACATGGTTTGAGCCTATGAACTATGGAGgttctctgctgcagagctctgaCTGCATTGAGTGAATATTGAGCTTGAGAAgagaaacaaatattacatttgcgGCTTATATTTTCTCGGACATAAAGAGGTACTGAAAATGGAAGTACAGTTTCAGAGTGTATGTTTTAGGTCGGGGGTGGCGGTCATGGTTTGAATCCCTATGTGACACTTTCGGTCCTTCGTCGTCTCTCGTGGGAATGGAATGGCTGTTGACTTATCATCCGCCCCTTCTATGTTGCAGCCAATGTCAGCTGAGCGGTTTCATTTTCCCGTGTCTCATCACTCATTTCCTACTTCTATCTTAAATTAAGTCAGAAAATGATTTAGCTTATTTCAGTGAATAAGATATCACTTGGATCGAGATGAAAAGGCCTGTGAAGTTCAGAAAGTGTAGTCAAACCGTTTCATGCAGTGGATAGTCTTCAGGGCTTCGGGTTTAAACTGCATAAACATCCGTGCTGGAAACGTAACACAGGGAAACCAACATGAATTAGCACCAAGGGATTAGAGCAGCGGTGATATTTAGACCATCtagtaatcttttttttttttttttttacatataactATTTTCTTTAACAAACATGTGAAGCATTTGGAATTTCCACCATTTGAAATGTGAATGTGATTTTCTTGTCATAAATAACAT
Protein-coding regions in this window:
- the LOC137917695 gene encoding LOW QUALITY PROTEIN: glucocorticoid modulatory element-binding protein 1-like (The sequence of the model RefSeq protein was modified relative to this genomic sequence to represent the inferred CDS: inserted 2 bases in 1 codon), with amino-acid sequence MAGADVIASSEDLMTVKEEEADPSGTDHRTQDIRHLQPALHGVNEAIADTVTTDLAIEARHDSEAGGEEIEHGYPITCGDSVAVLLFKKFVCPGINARCVKFHDQLISPKQFVHLAGKASLKDWKRAIRLGGVMLRKMMDSGHIDFYQHDSVCTNTCRSNKSDVLINSARLAPGNLEQLSPSCLARPPLVGQVPLLAGEAIHNAAEESLEEKFSTASEWSSVSAWPVNPTAANGHAAKRTRTDTPDAVVRLWRGVAAAGLMGEVLSSLRGELRATLIGVEARSENSGLRDTDAVLLNSLCKMLGLLDSVKQELDLKLSHDEVHHKERGEREICEDQRKQGWEKSTANKNTTLKRLHPRHHSVPNSQSPVETIQQRSGTSFSAAAYAQLTSNPQLFTRFVASSDQCHYTRADRMDMDSRSASQEKRLSETGNREKLHXGLYKKEGDSGNHKDPIQRTEEDPHLRGEGIKNQEGLHDVERKNVIKETWRNVRDNPEGMMEGRECDQD